From Haemorhous mexicanus isolate bHaeMex1 chromosome 2, bHaeMex1.pri, whole genome shotgun sequence, the proteins below share one genomic window:
- the ANKRD42 gene encoding ankyrin repeat domain-containing protein 42 isoform X5 yields the protein MMTTAEVVKKKQNYTSVHEAVKAGDVEQLASMIKSGASVNEVDVAHKFTPLQCAAHSGSLECLQWLLWHGADTARVTVRGWTAAHLAAIRGQDACMQALLLNGADAAARDERGCTASHLAAAHGHSYTLQTLLRTGADVNVSDRNDWKPVHYAAFHGRLGCLQLLVRWGACVDDVDNNGNLPAHLAAVEGHLHCFKFLLRKMASVMRTLKARNDHGETPRDLAERFYKDNILQYIDGVEKEEEHPETQEVLAFPAHDAAFNGDLVVVRGLVRSGVININERDDKGSTLLHKDLAIWQLWNC from the exons ATGATGACTACTGCAGAAG TTGTCAAGAAGAAGCAAAATTACACTAGTGTGCATGAAGCAGTGAAAGCTGGGGATGTAGAACAGCTTGCATCGATGATAAAAAGTGGAGCCAGTGTTAATGAGGTGGATGTAGCTCACAAATTCACACCCTTGCAGTGTGCTGCCCACTCGGGAAGTCTGGAG TGCCTTCAGTGGCTGCTCTGGCATGGAGCTGACACCGCACGTGTGActgtgagaggctggacagcGGCTCACCTGGCGGCCATCCGAGGGCAGGATGCCTGCATGCAG GCCCTGTTACTGAACGGAGCGGACGCAGCAGCTCGGGACGAGCGCGGGTGCACGGCCTCgcacctggctgcagcccacGGGCACTCGTACACCCTGCAGACCCTGCTGCGCACTGGGGCG GATGTAAATGTTTCAGACAGGAATGACTGGAAACCTGTTCATTATGCTGCTTTTCACGGTCGCTTGGGGTGTTTGCAGCTTCTTGTTCGATGGGGAGCATGTGTAGATGATGTGGATAACAATGGAAACCTTCCAG CACATctggcagcagtggaaggacACTTGCATTGCTTTAAGTTCTTGCTCAGGAAAATGGCCAGTGTTATGCGCACTCTGAAAGCCAGGAATGACCACGGAGAGACTCCAAGGGACTTGGCTGAACGGTTCTACAAAGATAATATTCTGCAATATATTGATGGTgtggaaaaagaggaggaacaTCCAGAGACACAGGAAG ttttagCTTTCCCAGCTCATGATGCTGCTTTCAATGGGGACTTGGTAGTGGTTAGAGGACTAGTGAGAAGTGGAGTAATCAACATTAATGAGCGGGACGATAAGGGATCCACTCTCCTGCACAAAG